The Magnolia sinica isolate HGM2019 chromosome 9, MsV1, whole genome shotgun sequence genome contains a region encoding:
- the LOC131255874 gene encoding oligopeptide transporter 1-like, with amino-acid sequence MAGPDAGNMTSDKLQPDTPATKSELELNDSPIEQVRLTVSTTDDPTLPALTFRTWVLGLISCATLAFLNQFFGYRQNALYVSSVSAQIAVLPIGRLMAATLPTKPIRVPMTRWTVVLNPGPFNLKEHVLITIFANSGSNSVYAVGIITIVKAFYRRKLNPLAAMLLTQTTQMLGYGWAGLFRKYLVDSPYMWWPSNLVQVSLFRALHEVEMRPKGGQTRLQFFLMVLITSFAYYIIPNYLFPSITALSFICWIWKDSITAQQIGSGLHGLGIGSFGFDWSTVAGFLGSPLATPAFAIVNIMVGFFFYAYVLIPFAYWTNLFEAKRFPIFSSHGFDANGQTYNTSRVLDEKNFKFDSQGYESYSKIHLSIFFVFAYGLNFATLTATLSHVALFHGRTILQLWRQTMTTARDQVSDIHTRLMKKNYEVVPQWWFYAILISMIALATLACQGFDKQLQLPLWGIFLACALALFFTLPIGIITATTNQQPGLNVITELVIGYLYPGRPLANVVFKTYGYISMTQAIMFLGDFKLGHYMKIPPKSMFVVQLVGTVVASSVYFGTTWWLLTTVDHICDPANLPEGSPWTCPGDDVFYNASIIWGLVGPLRMFGRLGIYPKMNYFFLIGLLAPVPVWLMAQAFPGRDWIRLINMPIIFGATSGMPPTRAVNFLAWGTVGLFFNVYVYRRFKGWWARHNYILSAGLDAGVAFMGILTYFALQVQDINGMKWWGLDLDDHCPLAHCPTAKGIVVDGCPTVQ; translated from the exons atggctGGTCCGGATGCCGGCAACATGACGTCAGATAAGTTGCAGCCTGACACTCCGGCGACAAAATccg AACTAGAATTAAACGATTCTCCAATCGAGCAAGTCCGGCTTACGGTCTCTACAACCGACGATCCAACGCTGCCGGCCTTAACATTCCGAACATGGGTTCTGGGCCTTATTTCATGTGCCACGCTGGCATTTTTAAACCAATTTTTCGGATACCGTCAAAATGCGCTCTATGTATCGTCAGTATCGGCCCAGatcgcggtcctcccgatcggaCGGCTGATGGCAGCCACCCTCCCTACAAAACCCATCAGAGTTCCAATGACTAGATGGACGGTTGTGCTGAATCCGGGCCCATTCAACTTAAAAGAGCATGTGCTTATTACAATCTTTGCAAACTCAGGCTCTAATTCGGTTTATGCCGTTGGTATTATTACAATAGTGAAAGCTTTCTACCGTAGGAAACTCAATCCGCTGGCAGCAATGTTGCTGACACAGACTACACAG ATGTTGGgatatggatgggctggattatTTAGGAAATACCTTGTGGATTCTCCCTACATGTGGTGGCCTTCAAACCTTGTTCAAGTATCACTATttag GGCATTGCATGAAGTGGAAATGCGACCCAAGGGCGGACAAACAAGGCTACAGTTCTTCTTGATGGTCTTGATCACAAGCTTCGCTTATTACATTATCCCTAACTATTTATTTCCATCCATAACTGCCCTCTCATTCATCTGTTGGATATGGAAGGATTCCATCACAGCCCAACAGATTGGCTCCGGTCTTCATGGGCTTGGAATTGGCTCATTTGGGTTCGATTGGTCGACTGTAGCTGGATTCTTAGGAAGTCCCTTAGCAACCCCTGCATTCGCCATTGTTAACATAATGGTTGGATTCTTCTTCTACGCCTATGTACTTATCCCCTTCGCTTATTGGACTAACTTATTTGAAGCGAAGCGGTTCCCAATCTTCTCTTCCCATGGCTTCGATGCCAATGGTCAAACTTATAATACTTCACGGGTTTTAGATGAGAAGAACTTTAAATTTGACAGCCAAGGGTATGAGAGCTACAGCAAAATTCATCTAAGTATCTTCTTCGTCTTTGCGTATGGCTTGAATTTTGCAACTCTAACAGCGACCCTTTCGCATGTAGCCCTCTTCCATGGAAG GACAATTCTACAGCTCTGGCGTCAGACGATGACAACAGCCCGTGATCAAGTGAGTGATATTCACACAAGATTGATGAAGAAGAACTACGAAGTAGTTCCTCAATGGTGGTTTTATGCCATCTTAATTTCAATGATCGCTCTCGCCACCTTGGCTTGCCAAGGTTTCGACAAGCAACTACAGCTCCCATTGTGGGGGATCTTCCTCGCATGTGCCCTGGCTCTATTTTTCACCCTGCCCATTGGGATTATAACAGCTACTACAAACCAG CAACCGGGGCTAAACGTGATAACGGAGCTGGTAATCGGGTATCTATACCCGGGTAGGCCACTTGCTAATGTGGTTTTCAAGACATATGGATATATAAGCATGACACAGGCTATCATGTTTCTTGGGGATTTCAAGCTGGGCCACTACATGAAGATTCCTCCAAAATCTATGTTCGTTGTAcag TTGGTGGGTACGGTCGTCGCATCCTCAGTCTACTTCGGCACGACATGGTGGCTGCTAACGACCGTCGATCACATATGCGATCCAGCCAATCTCCCTGAAGGAAGCCCGTGGACGTGCCCCGGCGATGACGTGTTCTACAATGCATCCATCATCTGGGGCCTGGTGGGCCCACTTCGCATGTTCGGCCGTCTGGGCATCTACCCAAAGATGAACTACTTCTTCCTCATTGGACTGCTGGCACCAGTACccgtgtggctgatggcccaagCATTCCCCGGTCGGGATTGGATCAGGCTCATCAACATGCCCATCATCTTTGGGGCCACATCCGGCATGCCCCCAACAAGGGCTGTGAACTTTCTAGCGTGGGGGACGGTGGGCCTCTTCTTCAACGTGTATGTGTACCGTAGATTCAAAGGATGGTGGGCCAGGCACAACTACATACTATCAGCTGGTTTGGATGCTGGGGTTGCTTTCATGGGCATATTGACTTACTTTGCTCTTCAAGTGCAGGATATTAATGGGATGAAATGGTGGGGTTTGGATTTGGATGATCATTGCCCCCTGGCCCACTGCCCTACGGCTAAGGGGATAGTGGTTGATGGGTGCCCAACCGTTCAGTAA